The following are encoded in a window of Ricinus communis isolate WT05 ecotype wild-type chromosome 4, ASM1957865v1, whole genome shotgun sequence genomic DNA:
- the LOC8285374 gene encoding pentatricopeptide repeat-containing protein At1g62350 → MVLKLAAMASVTSGQEFSAFTVSKALKSSRIKRRRRRMVMVVNAKGKEDNRKQLQKGRNLSIESIQAVQSLKRAYYFSTNSNLDSVFRSKFSRLLKLDMLSVLRELLRQNHCLLALKVFKDIRKEYWYKPQVSLYDDMIKAMASNGYFEQVELLCIYLKTETNLIEPETDAFNALFTTLITFNLSGFAMEFYGLMKAVKCEPDRLTFRILINGLESMGESSASAILRQDAHKFYGQSLEFLEEEEDEG, encoded by the exons ATGGTACTGAAGTTAGCTGCCATGGCATCGGTAACCAGTGGTCAGGAATTCTCTGCATTTACGGTTTCAAAGGCATTAAAATCGtcaagaataaaaagaagaaggagaagaatgGTCATGGTAGTGAATGCAAAAGGCAAAGAAGATAACAGAAAGCAGCTGCAAAAAGGGAGGAACCTCAGTATTGAAAGTATTCAAGCAGTGCAGTCACTGAAAAGAGCATACTACTTCAGTACTAACTCCAATCTCGACAGTGTTTTCCGTTCCAAATTCAGCCGTTTGTTGAAGCTCGATATGTTGTCTGTCCTTCGCGAACTCCTCCGCCAGAACCACTGCCTTTTGGCCCTCAag GTTTTCAAAGATATTAGGAAGGAGTACTGGTATAAGCCACAGGTCTCTTTATATGATGATATGATTAAAGCAATGGCTAGCAATGGGTATTTCGAGCAAGTTGAACTTCTTTGCATCTACTTGAAAACAGAAACTAATTTAATAGAGCCGGAAACTGATGCATTTAATGCTCTATTCACAACATTGATAACTTTTAACCTCAGTGGATTTGCAATGGAGTTCTATGGTTTGATGAAAGCTGTCAAATGTGAACCTGATAGGTTAACCTTCAGAATACTCATTAATGGTCTGGAATCAATGGGTGAATCTAGTGCTTCAGCTATTCTAAGGCAAGATGCACACAAGTTTTATGGTCAATCTCTGGAGTTcttagaagaggaagaagatgaGGGATGA